A window of Streptomyces sp. DG1A-41 contains these coding sequences:
- a CDS encoding diaminopimelate decarboxylase produces the protein MGAHIEAEEARDSGAWRAARRAEAVRAAVEQGLLGPDSPIVGLLDVTGIRESAAELRAAFDAVVAPGTPVLHAFAVKATPLVPVLRLLREEGIGAEVASPGELALARAAGLGPEMTVLDSPAKTPGELREALALGIAVNADNPQELDRIDGLMRSAASRSPLGIRVNPQIGGGSIAATSTATATSKFGVALRDEGAREWVVRAYLDRPWLTRLHAHTGSQGVPLSLMARGVAETYELAEEINRRTGRRQVDTLDIGGGLPVNFASDATTPTYAQYARTLAEEVPGLFGGRYGLVTEFGRSLLTKHGTVVARVEYAKSAGGLPVAVTHAGVQVATRTVYAPGVWPLRIAAYDSKGHPKEGPAVVQDVAGPACFSGDLLAEGCALPLLEQGDFAAALDTGAYYFAHHYAYNSLVRPAIYGFGPGREEGVAFAVVREAQTVEEVVAESGGAQVDALLGDAWPS, from the coding sequence ATGGGCGCACACATCGAGGCAGAAGAGGCACGCGACTCCGGCGCTTGGCGGGCGGCCCGGCGGGCCGAGGCGGTACGGGCCGCCGTGGAGCAGGGGCTGCTCGGGCCCGACAGCCCCATCGTCGGGCTGCTGGACGTCACCGGCATCCGGGAGTCGGCGGCGGAGCTGCGGGCGGCGTTCGACGCGGTCGTGGCGCCGGGCACGCCCGTGCTGCACGCCTTCGCGGTGAAGGCGACCCCGCTGGTGCCGGTGCTGCGGCTGCTGCGCGAGGAGGGCATCGGCGCGGAGGTGGCGAGCCCGGGCGAGCTGGCGCTGGCACGGGCGGCTGGGCTGGGCCCGGAGATGACGGTGCTGGACTCGCCGGCCAAGACGCCCGGGGAACTGCGCGAGGCGCTGGCGCTGGGCATCGCCGTCAACGCGGACAATCCGCAGGAGCTGGACCGCATCGACGGCCTGATGCGGTCCGCCGCCAGCCGCTCCCCACTCGGGATACGGGTGAATCCGCAGATCGGCGGGGGTTCCATCGCAGCGACGTCCACGGCCACGGCCACCTCGAAGTTCGGGGTGGCGCTGCGCGACGAGGGCGCCCGGGAGTGGGTCGTACGGGCGTATCTGGACCGGCCGTGGTTGACCCGGCTGCACGCGCACACCGGATCCCAGGGGGTCCCGCTGTCCCTGATGGCGCGGGGCGTGGCGGAGACGTACGAGCTGGCGGAGGAGATCAACCGGCGGACCGGGCGGCGGCAGGTCGACACGCTCGACATCGGCGGCGGGCTGCCGGTGAACTTCGCCTCGGACGCGACGACGCCGACGTACGCGCAGTACGCGCGGACACTGGCCGAGGAGGTGCCGGGGCTGTTCGGGGGGCGGTACGGACTGGTGACGGAGTTCGGGCGGTCACTGCTGACGAAGCACGGGACGGTCGTGGCGCGGGTCGAGTACGCCAAGAGCGCGGGCGGCCTGCCGGTGGCGGTCACGCACGCGGGCGTGCAGGTCGCGACGCGGACGGTGTACGCGCCGGGGGTCTGGCCGCTGAGGATCGCCGCGTACGACTCCAAGGGGCACCCGAAGGAGGGTCCGGCCGTGGTGCAGGACGTGGCCGGACCGGCGTGCTTCTCGGGCGACCTGCTGGCCGAGGGGTGTGCGCTGCCGTTGCTGGAGCAGGGGGACTTCGCGGCGGCGCTGGATACGGGGGCGTACTACTTCGCGCACCACTATGCGTACAACTCGCTTGTCCGGCCCGCGATTTACGGGTTCGGGCCGGGTCGGGAAGAGGGCGTCGCCTTCGCGGTGGTGCGCGAGGCGCAGACCGTCGAGGAGGTCGTGGCGGAGTCCGGAGGGGCGCAGGTCGATGCGCTGCTGGGCGACGCGTGGCCTTCGTAG
- a CDS encoding MurR/RpiR family transcriptional regulator: MSVTDSPAARLQALFEGHRLTPTQRRIAHSMVRRAADVPFLSSVELAELAGVSQPSVTRFAVALGFDGYPALRRHLREVAPAEPAADAGSSNEYQQAVEAEIENLRHLAEALADPRPVRRAGRLLAASRPLPVLGLRAAAAQAHGFAYFAAKVHPDVRLLNEGGTMLHDRIDAAVRAGATALLCFALPRHPREVVDTLDYARQTGLTVVTVADSAFAPVAKVSDLLLPAAVGTGLAFDTACAPMLLGRVLLEAMCDDLPEAQSRLEEFDVQAAARGLFVD, encoded by the coding sequence ATGAGCGTGACCGACAGCCCTGCCGCGCGGTTGCAGGCGCTCTTCGAGGGCCACCGGCTGACGCCGACCCAGCGGCGCATCGCGCACAGCATGGTGCGGCGCGCCGCCGACGTGCCGTTCCTGTCGAGCGTGGAGCTCGCCGAGCTGGCCGGGGTCAGCCAGCCGTCCGTGACCCGCTTCGCCGTCGCCCTCGGCTTCGACGGCTACCCGGCCCTGCGCCGCCACCTGCGCGAGGTCGCCCCCGCCGAACCCGCCGCGGACGCCGGGTCCTCCAACGAGTACCAGCAGGCCGTCGAGGCCGAGATCGAGAACCTGCGGCACCTGGCGGAGGCCCTGGCCGACCCCCGGCCCGTGCGGCGGGCGGGGCGTCTCCTCGCGGCCTCCCGCCCCCTCCCCGTCCTCGGACTGCGGGCGGCAGCCGCCCAGGCGCACGGCTTCGCCTACTTCGCCGCCAAGGTCCACCCCGACGTGCGGCTCCTCAACGAGGGCGGCACGATGCTGCACGACCGCATCGACGCCGCCGTCCGGGCCGGCGCGACCGCACTGCTGTGCTTCGCGCTGCCCCGGCACCCCCGCGAGGTCGTCGACACCCTCGACTACGCCAGACAGACCGGGCTGACCGTCGTCACGGTCGCCGACTCCGCCTTCGCGCCGGTGGCCAAGGTGTCCGACCTGCTGCTCCCCGCCGCCGTCGGCACCGGCCTCGCCTTCGACACGGCCTGCGCCCCGATGCTGCTCGGCCGGGTCCTGCTGGAGGCGATGTGCGACGACCTGCCGGAGGCCCAGTCCCGCCTGGAGGAGTTCGACGTGCAGGCGGCGGCGCGGGGGCTGTTCGTCGACTGA
- a CDS encoding ricin-type beta-trefoil lectin domain protein, whose protein sequence is MSRTALHRWARRVTIQVLTAGLAVAGLASLDRQEPSAPLAVEPTAVSTSQIDVTPPPMGWASWNSFASSIDHTVIKQQADALVSSGMADAGYEYVNLDDGWWQGDRDANGNIVVDETLWPGGMKAIADYIHSKGLKAGIYTDAGKQGCGYYYPTTRPAAPNTGMEGHYQQDLETFQRWGFDYVKIDWCGGQKEGLDQEKTYKAITAANEAATAVTGHKLVLSFCEWGTGLPWNWATGYGDLWRTSTDVIFWGQTANTAKMLANFDKGLHPAAQHTGYYNDPDMLMVGMNGLSDAQNRLHMSLWAISGAPLLAGNNVATMSTATRDILTNSKVIAIDQDPRGLQGVKVAEDTRNLQVYSKVLSGKGKRAVLLLNRTGSAADMTVRWADLGLTDASASVRNVWTGTKTKYHTTSYSTTVPANDAVLLTVSGTEASGTTYEDTTTATTPTFTGVTTASAGTKLVDITYANGATTASKATIQVNGQYKSVVAFPPTGSATTYRTVSVLAHLGKGDNTVRFAAVSGSTAPDIDAIRVQGIPGTDGVALVGTASNRCVDIGNNTITNATQAQIWDCAGGRNQTFTQTSRGELVVYGNKCLDADNNGTTNGTKVIIWDCNNGTNQKWTANSDGTLTNNLSGLCLDVSGAATANGSKLLLWTCNGQNNQKWTLT, encoded by the coding sequence ATGTCCCGCACAGCTCTACACAGATGGGCCAGACGCGTAACCATCCAGGTCCTCACCGCCGGACTCGCCGTCGCCGGTCTGGCGAGCCTCGACCGGCAGGAGCCGTCGGCGCCCCTGGCCGTCGAACCGACCGCCGTCAGCACCAGCCAGATCGACGTCACCCCGCCGCCGATGGGCTGGGCGTCCTGGAACAGCTTCGCCAGCAGCATCGACCACACCGTCATCAAGCAGCAGGCAGACGCCCTGGTCTCCTCCGGCATGGCGGACGCCGGCTACGAGTACGTCAACCTCGACGACGGCTGGTGGCAGGGCGACCGCGACGCCAACGGCAACATCGTCGTCGACGAGACCCTGTGGCCCGGCGGCATGAAGGCCATCGCCGACTACATCCACAGCAAGGGCCTGAAGGCCGGCATCTACACCGACGCCGGCAAGCAGGGCTGCGGCTACTACTACCCCACCACCCGCCCCGCCGCGCCCAACACCGGCATGGAGGGTCACTACCAGCAGGACCTGGAGACCTTCCAGCGCTGGGGCTTCGACTACGTCAAGATCGACTGGTGCGGCGGCCAGAAGGAGGGCCTCGACCAGGAGAAGACGTACAAGGCCATCACCGCCGCCAACGAGGCCGCCACCGCCGTCACCGGGCACAAGCTCGTGCTGTCCTTCTGCGAGTGGGGCACCGGACTGCCCTGGAACTGGGCCACCGGCTACGGCGACCTGTGGCGCACCAGCACCGATGTCATCTTCTGGGGCCAGACCGCCAACACCGCCAAGATGCTCGCCAACTTCGACAAGGGGCTGCACCCCGCGGCCCAGCACACCGGCTACTACAACGACCCCGACATGCTGATGGTCGGGATGAACGGCCTGAGTGACGCTCAGAACCGGCTGCACATGAGCCTGTGGGCCATCTCCGGCGCCCCGCTGCTGGCCGGCAACAACGTGGCCACGATGAGCACCGCCACCCGCGACATCCTCACCAACTCCAAGGTCATCGCCATCGACCAGGACCCCAGGGGCCTTCAGGGCGTCAAGGTCGCCGAGGACACCCGCAACCTCCAGGTGTACAGCAAGGTCCTCTCAGGCAAGGGCAAGCGCGCGGTGCTCCTGCTCAACCGCACCGGCTCCGCCGCGGACATGACCGTCCGCTGGGCCGACCTCGGTCTGACCGATGCCTCGGCGTCCGTCCGCAACGTGTGGACCGGCACCAAGACGAAGTACCACACCACGAGTTACTCCACCACCGTCCCGGCGAACGACGCCGTGCTGCTGACGGTCTCCGGCACCGAGGCGTCCGGCACGACCTACGAGGACACCACCACCGCCACCACACCGACCTTCACCGGCGTCACAACCGCCTCCGCCGGCACCAAGCTGGTCGACATCACCTACGCCAACGGCGCCACCACCGCCAGCAAGGCCACCATCCAGGTCAACGGGCAGTACAAGTCCGTCGTGGCCTTCCCGCCGACGGGCTCGGCGACCACCTACCGGACCGTGTCCGTGCTCGCCCACCTGGGCAAGGGCGACAACACCGTGCGCTTCGCAGCCGTCTCGGGCAGCACAGCCCCCGACATCGACGCCATCCGGGTCCAGGGGATCCCCGGCACCGACGGCGTCGCCCTCGTGGGCACCGCCTCCAACCGCTGCGTCGACATCGGCAACAACACCATCACCAACGCCACCCAGGCGCAGATCTGGGACTGCGCCGGCGGGCGCAACCAGACCTTCACCCAGACGTCACGCGGCGAGCTGGTCGTCTACGGCAACAAGTGCCTGGACGCCGACAACAACGGCACCACCAACGGAACCAAGGTCATCATCTGGGACTGCAACAACGGCACCAACCAGAAGTGGACCGCCAACTCCGACGGCACCCTCACCAACAACCTGTCCGGCCTCTGCCTGGACGTATCGGGCGCGGCGACCGCCAACGGCAGCAAGCTGCTCCTGTGGACCTGCAACGGCCAGAACAACCAGAAGTGGACCCTCACCTGA
- the hutU gene encoding urocanate hydratase produces MSGPRPVRAPRGTEPSALGWQQEAALRMLQNNLDPEVAEHPDKLVVYGGTGKAARDWRSFDAMVRTLRTLKQDETMLVQSGRPVGVMQTHEWAPRVLIANSNLVGDWANWEEFRRLEALGLTMYGQMTAGSWIYIGTQGILQGTYETFSAVAAKKFGGSLAGTITLTAGLGGMGGAQPLAVTMNDGVAICIDCDPRAIERRIEHRYLDVKADSLDHALRLAVEARDARRPLSIGVLGNAAELVPQLLAMGAPIDVVTDQTSAHDPLAYLPLGTAFEDMADAAAKDPAGFTTRARESMAGHVEAMVGFMDAGAEVFDYGNSIRGEAQLAGYDRAFAFPGFVPAYIRPLFCEGKGPFRWAALSGEASDIAKTDKAILDLFPENESLARWIRMAGERVHFQGLPARICWLGYGERDKAGERFNDMVASGELAAPVVIGRDHLDCGSVASPYRETEAMLDGSDAIADWPLLNAMVNVASGASWVSLHHGGGVGMGRSIHAGQVTVADGTRLAGEKIRRVLTNDPGMGVIRHVDAGYDIAESVARDKGVRVPMREGDSA; encoded by the coding sequence ATGTCAGGACCCCGCCCCGTCCGAGCACCCCGCGGTACGGAACCGAGCGCCCTGGGATGGCAGCAGGAAGCCGCCCTGCGCATGCTCCAGAACAACCTCGACCCGGAGGTCGCCGAGCACCCCGACAAGCTCGTCGTCTACGGCGGCACCGGCAAGGCCGCCCGCGACTGGCGCTCCTTCGACGCGATGGTCCGGACGCTGCGGACCCTCAAGCAGGACGAGACGATGCTCGTCCAGTCCGGCCGCCCCGTCGGCGTCATGCAGACCCACGAGTGGGCCCCGCGCGTCCTCATCGCCAACTCCAACCTCGTCGGCGACTGGGCGAACTGGGAGGAGTTCCGCCGCCTGGAGGCCCTCGGACTGACCATGTACGGGCAGATGACGGCCGGCTCCTGGATCTACATCGGCACCCAGGGCATCCTCCAGGGCACCTACGAGACCTTCTCCGCGGTGGCCGCGAAGAAGTTCGGCGGGTCGCTGGCCGGGACGATCACGCTGACCGCCGGTCTCGGCGGGATGGGCGGTGCCCAGCCGCTCGCCGTGACGATGAACGACGGTGTGGCGATCTGCATCGACTGCGACCCGCGCGCGATCGAGCGGCGCATCGAGCACCGGTACCTGGATGTGAAGGCCGACTCCCTCGACCACGCGCTGCGGCTCGCCGTGGAGGCCCGTGACGCCCGCCGCCCGCTGTCCATCGGCGTCCTCGGCAACGCCGCCGAACTGGTGCCGCAGCTGCTGGCCATGGGCGCCCCGATCGACGTCGTGACCGACCAGACCTCCGCCCACGACCCGCTGGCCTACCTGCCCCTCGGCACCGCCTTCGAGGACATGGCCGACGCCGCCGCCAAGGACCCGGCCGGCTTCACCACCCGGGCCCGCGAGTCCATGGCCGGGCACGTCGAGGCCATGGTCGGCTTCATGGACGCCGGCGCGGAGGTCTTCGACTACGGCAACTCCATCCGCGGAGAGGCCCAACTCGCCGGATACGACCGGGCCTTCGCCTTCCCCGGCTTCGTCCCCGCCTACATCCGCCCGCTGTTCTGCGAAGGCAAGGGCCCGTTCCGCTGGGCCGCCCTGTCCGGCGAGGCCTCCGACATCGCCAAGACCGACAAGGCGATCCTCGACCTCTTCCCGGAGAACGAGTCCCTGGCCCGCTGGATCCGCATGGCCGGGGAGCGGGTCCACTTCCAGGGCCTGCCCGCCCGTATCTGCTGGCTCGGCTACGGCGAACGGGACAAGGCCGGTGAGCGTTTCAACGACATGGTCGCGAGCGGGGAGCTGGCCGCGCCGGTCGTCATCGGCCGCGACCATCTCGACTGCGGCTCCGTCGCGTCCCCCTACCGGGAGACCGAGGCCATGCTCGACGGGTCCGACGCGATCGCCGACTGGCCGCTGCTGAACGCGATGGTGAACGTGGCGTCGGGGGCGTCCTGGGTGTCCCTGCACCACGGAGGTGGGGTCGGTATGGGACGGTCGATCCACGCGGGGCAGGTGACGGTGGCCGACGGTACGAGGCTGGCCGGCGAGAAGATCCGGCGGGTGCTGACGAACGACCCCGGCATGGGGGTCATCCGGCATGTCGATGCCGGGTACGACATCGCGGAGTCGGTGGCTCGGGACAAGGGCGTCCGTGTTCCGATGCGTGAGGGTGACTCGGCGTGA
- a CDS encoding allantoate amidohydrolase, with product MWRDLLPLGRHPASHGYRRFAWTGVDGDCRAWFEEQAVARGLRYEADRNGNQWAWLGDPADGDAVVTGSHLDSVPDGGAFDGPLGVVSAFAALDELRGRDARFTRPLGIVNFGDEEGARFGLACVGSRLTAGRLTSEEAHRLTDGEGVTLPRAMEAAGYDPDAIGPDPERLARIGAFVELHVEQGRALDLSGDRVGIASAIWPHGRWRFDFRGEANHAGTTRLADRRDPMLSYAETVLAARREAELAGAVATFGKIAVEPNGVNAIPSLVRGWLDSRAADQDSLDAVVAGVEKAAGEYAAAHGVDLAVVRESFTPVVEFDHALRDELARILGKDTGLTVPVLGTGAGHDAGILSGSIPTAMLFVRNPTGVSHSPAEFATEDDCAAGVLALADVLEGLACT from the coding sequence ATGTGGCGCGACCTGCTCCCCCTCGGCCGCCACCCCGCCTCCCACGGCTACCGGCGATTCGCCTGGACCGGTGTCGACGGCGACTGCCGGGCCTGGTTCGAAGAGCAAGCCGTGGCCCGGGGACTGCGCTACGAGGCCGACCGGAACGGGAACCAGTGGGCCTGGCTCGGTGACCCCGCCGACGGGGACGCCGTCGTCACCGGGTCGCATCTCGACTCCGTGCCGGACGGCGGGGCCTTCGACGGCCCCCTAGGAGTCGTGTCCGCCTTCGCCGCGCTGGACGAACTGCGCGGCCGGGACGCGCGATTCACCCGGCCCCTCGGCATCGTGAACTTCGGTGACGAGGAGGGCGCCCGGTTCGGGCTCGCCTGTGTCGGGTCCCGGCTCACCGCCGGGCGGCTCACCAGCGAGGAGGCCCACCGGCTCACCGACGGCGAGGGCGTGACGCTGCCGCGCGCCATGGAGGCCGCCGGATACGACCCCGACGCCATCGGCCCCGACCCCGAGCGGCTCGCCCGCATCGGCGCCTTCGTCGAACTGCACGTCGAGCAGGGCCGGGCCCTCGACCTGTCCGGCGACCGAGTCGGCATCGCCAGCGCGATCTGGCCGCACGGCCGGTGGCGGTTCGACTTCCGGGGAGAGGCCAACCACGCCGGCACCACCCGGCTCGCCGACCGGCGCGACCCCATGCTGTCCTACGCCGAGACCGTCCTCGCCGCCCGCCGCGAGGCCGAACTCGCCGGTGCCGTCGCCACCTTCGGCAAGATCGCCGTCGAGCCGAACGGCGTCAACGCCATCCCCTCCCTCGTGCGCGGCTGGCTCGACTCGCGCGCCGCCGACCAGGACAGCCTGGACGCCGTGGTCGCCGGCGTCGAGAAGGCGGCCGGGGAGTACGCCGCCGCCCACGGTGTCGATCTCGCCGTTGTCCGCGAGTCGTTCACCCCCGTCGTCGAGTTCGACCACGCCCTGCGCGACGAACTCGCCCGCATCCTCGGCAAGGACACCGGCCTCACCGTCCCCGTCCTCGGCACCGGGGCCGGACACGACGCCGGGATCCTGTCCGGGAGCATCCCGACCGCCATGCTGTTCGTGCGCAACCCCACCGGTGTCTCCCACTCACCGGCCGAGTTCGCCACCGAGGACGACTGCGCGGCCGGGGTACTCGCACTCGCCGACGTACTGGAAGGACTGGCCTGCACGTGA